The genomic DNA aaaagAATTAAGCATGAGACATAGACAAAGCTGATTATCAGTAATTGATTATAAGGCCCATAATTGAAAGGGACCAGTAATCTGTGCCCAAGGGAGAAGGAAAGATGGCAACTTCGAAATGTCCCTAAACCTATTCTTCTCCCGAACAAACCATAATTATTAGCTTTCAAGAAGTTCGCAGTCAATCCTCTGTACGTAAACTTTCCCGGCAGCAATGTCGTAACCCACATTGTAAGACTGTTGTGCGAAGGCTCCTATTATCGTCATGCCCTCCACGTTGTCTGCTGGAGCAACCGCCATGCACAGGGTAACTCCATTTACTTGTCGGAACATGCTATGTGTATCGAGCACAATGTCAGCCCCACCAGCGAGGTGTAAGGAGACCGCTGGGAAGCTTGAAAGGTCCCGGTCCACTTCTCCATTGTAGCACAACATCGGTATGCCTCCTATGCTGAAGTCGGTCCTCTGCAGCGACCCATTGAGTATGCTCtgaactttattttgcaaTGGGTCGTACCCACCTCTGTTCATCGTCATCATCGTGGTACCCGTGTCGAGGATGGTCCCGCCCTGGCCTGAGGAACTCAGTTTAAACACGTTGGGGTCGATGTTTAGCTTCTCTTCCCCAACACTGATACCGTCCAATGTCACATAGTAGAATCCATCTTGCGTACTTACAATGGGCGTCACATCACCCTCAAACACCGCTCCTTCACCGAAGATCAACCTATTAAACAAGGCAAAGTGCAGCATATTGTTAATTATATGAAAGGTCTGCTAAGTCAGATTAATCATATAAAGTTATAAGCGAAGCACTTCCCACAAAGTTAGAAGGGTGCTTAACTTGTTGTGCGGGTAGTTCGGGTCGTGAATGTCGCCCAAGCAGATGGAGAACTTGCCGCCGAGCTGTTCAGTTAGAGAGATATTATCATACCCTAGCCCTAGGATCCCGCTTTGCTGGTTATCCGATGTCAGGGCCCGATTTTCGTGGGCGCAACCAAAGACCTTGATCGTGATGGTAACTTTCCCATCATCTGATGTCCCAAAGACAAGTTTCTCAGAGGCGAGGTTCCCCGACACCTCTGTCCTGTCAAAGTACGAGAGACGGAACAAGCAGCCGTTTGTTGGATCGCACTTACCCCCAACATCAGTACATGCTGCGGTCCCAGGTGGGGTGCAGGGGATATTAGAGTAGGTCGATGATTTAAGAGGTTCAAACAACAGAGGGATTTGCCTTTGGCATGTCAAGCACGGTGTACATTGGATCCACAAGAGCGTGCTAGCAGTGTCAACCATCACAAGTTGCTCGCTTGCTGGCTCCCCGATCGTTATATTGGCAAGGAACGCTAAACCGAGAAAGTCAGGGACGAGAGGGGCACCGGCATCCTCGTTTATAACATAGGCACCGCTTCTCCTCGCCATGATTCTTTTGTTGTAATACCGGGCTCGTGCAACCGATGCCTCAATTGCATTTCTGGTGAGCTCCAGTGGGGATGCATTAGGGTTATAATACGGGGATAAAATGGAATCACGGTGAATGAGCTTGATGGCAAGCTTTCGGGGCTTAGAAGCAATGGGGGTATCATGAGAATTAGTACTAGGCCTAATCCTCAATGATGACGACGAGGGGATCGTTGCAATGAATAATAGAAAGAAGAGGCAACGGGATATACTTATCGGAATCGCCATTGACAACGCAAGATGAAGAAAGCTTTCTAGGTAGAATATTGGCCATTGTATGTGTATGCAGCGCCatacattcatatatatatatatatatatatacatatgttagAATACTATGCCATATATGGagcaaatattttattttcttcccaCCTGTCTCCATGGAATATCTTCTTCCAATTGAGCTGTCCATTGTTTATTAAGTAAAAATGGAAGTTTCCATTTTTGTAtctttgttctttttgttgATTGATTCTGTAGATTAAATTACGACAGATGCAATAAGATTTACGACGGAATACGAGAAGATTTGCTTGATTATAGGatggaaaaaatttcaatcgCAATGGTTACTACATGATCAGTAaggaaatatatttaattccTTGCTTaccaaaaagaaatatttaattcCTTTTGGGtggataaaaataattaatcactTGGTAGTGTATATCTAATCATCAATTCTAAGTATATGCCTAATAAATGGTGacgtataattttttttttataagtgtAGTTCCTTTAATTcatataacaaaatatttaaaagttaaggcttgtttggttttaggatattattttagaattacaattctaactttaattctacccactacaaaacaaaatgactcatacaaagtcaaagagtggaccccatttataccactttttttcataacaaaacaacataactcatacaaagttaaaggaTGGGCCCCacttataccactttttttcaaaatcaaaatctgattttaaaatcctactatgaaaccaaaccaaCATAAATGACTCATCCAGGAGGCCCACAACCCGGCCTATagcattaagaaaaaaaaaagaaaaagaaaagagagagagagatattaCTTAGTCCCAACAAGGGAGCTAAGTCTGACCTAACTACCCTTCTATTTACATTAGGAATATTTAGAGACCCTCTCTTTAACAAAACTCACAATAATTCTAATCACATTCCTAAGAGGAACTACAGACTTCTTAAAAACACGAGCATTCCTATCCCTCCAGATTGACCAACTAAAGTAGCTTCAAGACGACAGTATCAAGGTTTCACGCTTTTAGAGCAAGCAACCAGGTATTTTCAGAATCCCAGTTGATCACCTGTTTGTTTAATACTAATCTGCTTAAAACACTTAACCAAACTCCCTTAGTGACAGAACAAGTGAAGAACAAATGAGTTATATGTTCTCCTCAACTGCACCACAATACTCACAATCAGCATCTTGAATAATCTTCCATTTGAAAAGTCTATCCTTGGTCCCAAGTTTGCCTTGCAATACCAACCAGCAGATGAATGCAACTTGAGGAACGCTCTTCGGGAACCAAATGCCTTTGTTTCGGTCCACTTTAGTCCCCTTAGGCCTTAGTTGATCCCCAGCATTAGAGGAGCTGAATTTACTAGATTCACAACCTCTCCATACAACCGAGTCCTCTGCTGCCAGGGTCAAGTGCGATGCTAGTGACTGAATTACAAGACCCTGAGGATCACGCATAAATTCAACTAAATGCTATCATGCAAAATGAAACAATTGAATATTTGCAGAATGGGGGTCCGATGTAGGGAAAGCGATTTTTGGTGCCCCCTTTTTGTCATGCAAAACCACATTGTAAGAGATTTGACAGTGATACTATCCTCTACCATAGTCAAGAAGTTCTTAGTTGACTCTCATTAACGcgttaatttatatttttcgtgccctttctataatttatatatatattttttattttcttatctatcTTCAACAATTGAATCTTTGTAATAAGCTCTTTGATACAGAAATTAAGGAGTCTTTGTCTCCTTAGCGAATGAATATATGTCGTACAAAAATTTTCATGTAATGAGCATGAATTGCTTTTGTAGTGTGCTCCTTTGCTAAGCTTCGTCCCGCACATACTAAATTCCTTCCGACCTTGTCTTTATCTATTTCTATATAGGAGAATCATTTTATTGGTCTAACTAACATTGGGAAAATCCGTACCGCACTACTCATAATAAATAAGTCATTGGAATGTCAAAATATTCCGACCTagtctttatttatttctcaaccttttcaatttttatatttgaatcCTTTGATTTCtgttataaatattttttgatgaTTAATGAAGTATAGTAACAACACttataaaaggaaagagaacATTTGAATC from Punica granatum isolate Tunisia-2019 chromosome 2, ASM765513v2, whole genome shotgun sequence includes the following:
- the LOC116193606 gene encoding aspartic proteinase CDR1-like, with product MARRSGAYVINEDAGAPLVPDFLGLAFLANITIGEPASEQLVMVDTASTLLWIQCTPCLTCQRQIPLLFEPLKSSTYSNIPCTPPGTAACTDVGGKCDPTNGCLFRLSYFDRTEVSGNLASEKLVFGTSDDGKVTITIKVFGCAHENRALTSDNQQSGILGLGYDNISLTEQLGGKFSICLGDIHDPNYPHNKLIFGEGAVFEGDVTPIVSTQDGFYYVTLDGISVGEEKLNIDPNVFKLSSSGQGGTILDTGTTMMTMNRGGYDPLQNKVQSILNGSLQRTDFSIGGIPMLCYNGEVDRDLSSFPAVSLHLAGGADIVLDTHSMFRQVNGVTLCMAVAPADNVEGMTIIGAFAQQSYNVGYDIAAGKVYVQRIDCELLES